One Sediminibacillus dalangtanensis genomic region harbors:
- a CDS encoding NAD-dependent epimerase/dehydratase family protein, translating to MKKALVFGGTKFFGIHLVNQLLDKGFHVTIATRGKTPDPFGESVRRVEVDRTDKQSLSRAFKYETWDVIYDQICFSSQDAMTAMEIFKGKTYKYIFTSSLSVYDMEKSTPPVTEEDFDPTKEKLVVAGSDAFSYQEGKQQAEAAFFQHAPFPVTTVRFPIVLGENDYTGRLALYIKKIKYRQGVYIDNPQAEMNFISEQEAGQFLAWLADMHIAEPLNACTNGSVSLEQLLNQIAETTGQSVIYSDKQSDSPYNIPATWTMSNEKATGNGFAFSKLQDWLPKLIENLAVQL from the coding sequence ATGAAAAAAGCCCTTGTTTTCGGAGGTACCAAGTTTTTCGGAATCCATTTAGTCAACCAGCTGCTCGATAAAGGATTTCATGTGACCATTGCCACCAGAGGGAAAACGCCTGATCCGTTCGGAGAATCCGTACGCCGGGTGGAGGTGGACAGAACGGACAAGCAAAGCCTGTCCCGTGCATTCAAGTATGAAACATGGGATGTCATCTATGACCAGATTTGTTTTTCATCCCAGGATGCGATGACCGCCATGGAAATTTTCAAAGGAAAAACATACAAATATATTTTCACTTCGTCTTTGTCTGTGTACGACATGGAGAAAAGTACTCCTCCCGTAACAGAGGAAGATTTCGATCCAACGAAAGAAAAGCTGGTGGTGGCCGGAAGTGACGCTTTCAGCTATCAAGAGGGGAAACAACAGGCAGAAGCTGCTTTTTTCCAGCATGCTCCTTTCCCGGTAACTACCGTGCGATTCCCGATTGTACTTGGAGAAAACGATTATACCGGACGGTTGGCGCTATACATAAAAAAAATCAAATACCGTCAAGGAGTTTATATAGACAATCCTCAGGCGGAGATGAATTTCATCTCTGAACAGGAAGCTGGACAATTTTTAGCTTGGCTTGCCGACATGCATATAGCAGAACCGCTCAACGCATGTACCAATGGCTCTGTTTCCTTGGAACAGTTACTGAACCAGATTGCCGAAACGACCGGGCAGTCTGTCATCTACTCGGATAAACAATCGGATTCTCCGTACAATATTCCGGCTACATGGACGATGAGCAATGAAAAAGCCACAGGCAACGGGTTCGCTTTTTCCAAGCTGCAGGATTGGTTGCCAAAGCTGATCGAGAACTTGGCAGTGCAGTTGTAA
- a CDS encoding DUF4350 domain-containing protein produces the protein MQKQSYRKTWLTLAAFLLLFVGLSYVIEGQQPEKYPAYLSTSPSPTGTKAIYTYLENEQGTAGRWSAPPERLPSENSGSMLMMMEPSFMPDQEELAAYQDFVEAGNTLFLWMDNPDGLFDLQTRQQMPNPAGTTTVNDLDGEDYRAEVTSVFRLQERDTDDVLLEDEAGVIALKRRLGAGALIVAVTPEWTMNSLIAEKDHAALLTKLLDDATTNGDSSLLFDEYVHAGENGAGVTTLYPKWLLVLVVQALFVTILWLWNRGKRFGPIDIPREETVRFSDEQIQAVAAWYQRGRYYRDSLAVQADYVQQLLLERRGIVFNGDWKVAADKLSSRARYLPADEIQEYTEGIAEVVEKPSISKQEYLLWSKRLDRLREEVEHR, from the coding sequence TTGCAAAAACAATCATACCGAAAAACCTGGCTGACGTTGGCTGCCTTTCTCCTGTTGTTTGTCGGGCTCAGTTATGTAATCGAGGGACAACAGCCGGAAAAATACCCGGCGTATCTTTCCACTTCTCCGTCACCGACTGGTACCAAAGCCATTTATACCTATTTGGAAAATGAGCAGGGAACGGCGGGCCGTTGGTCTGCACCACCCGAACGGCTGCCTTCGGAAAATAGCGGGAGCATGTTGATGATGATGGAACCGTCTTTCATGCCGGACCAAGAGGAATTGGCTGCTTATCAGGATTTTGTGGAAGCAGGAAATACGCTGTTTTTATGGATGGACAATCCGGATGGACTGTTTGATTTGCAGACAAGACAGCAAATGCCGAATCCGGCCGGAACGACGACCGTGAACGATCTGGACGGGGAGGATTACCGGGCGGAAGTGACTTCGGTTTTTCGGCTGCAGGAGCGGGATACAGACGATGTATTGTTAGAGGATGAAGCAGGCGTGATTGCGCTGAAGCGAAGGCTGGGTGCTGGGGCACTGATTGTCGCGGTTACACCGGAGTGGACGATGAATAGCTTGATAGCAGAAAAGGACCATGCGGCGCTTTTAACCAAATTGTTGGATGATGCAACAACAAATGGAGACAGCAGCCTGTTGTTTGATGAGTATGTTCACGCTGGCGAAAATGGAGCAGGCGTGACGACGCTGTATCCGAAGTGGCTGCTGGTGCTGGTAGTGCAGGCATTGTTCGTCACGATTCTGTGGCTTTGGAATCGCGGCAAGCGGTTCGGGCCGATCGACATTCCGAGAGAAGAAACGGTGCGTTTCAGCGACGAACAAATCCAGGCCGTTGCTGCCTGGTATCAGCGCGGCCGTTATTATCGTGATTCCCTGGCAGTGCAGGCTGACTACGTACAGCAGCTGTTGCTGGAACGGCGAGGCATTGTTTTCAATGGGGATTGGAAAGTGGCGGCAGATAAGCTGAGCAGCAGAGCCAGGTATTTGCCGGCTGACGAAATCCAGGAATATACCGAAGGAATAGCAGAAGTAGTCGAAAAACCAAGTATCAGCAAACAGGAATATTTACTATGGTCGAAAAGACTTGATCGCTTACGGGAAGAGGTGGAGCATAGATGA
- a CDS encoding DUF58 domain-containing protein — protein MPTRRLLALYAFFSLAMTLLAVGGLAWSYLAVCNVLFLAVSLLDLLLAPGKSDLSFSREMPEEMERGIRYTITIQVENRSQRAAAFRMIDHIPAVFERPFPLTGGIEGESTVRVDYQTTAAERGKYLIDKLYVRYTGMLGLWEKQVTPALADTVRVIPDLTATKQYLEGAQQFLLYEGMTVRKRQRGQGEFDKIRNYVVGDDPRMINWRQTAKLQEVMTNEYEPEHGKYVAILIDCGRMMGAELETGNRLEKALEAAMTVAAAALQNGDHVSVVGFSKDIQVYVPPEKGMAHLQTILHAIYNLRVEASESNYAAVLQYLQYHQKKRSMILLFSDVTAFLQEESGLVYLKRLRQRHLFFMIGIEDETMRARAKQSSDDVRQAMVKSIAQKQLLYTKQQKTKWERQGLSLVETEEDRLAASAVSQYMDVINRGLL, from the coding sequence TTGCCGACCAGACGGCTGTTAGCTTTGTATGCTTTCTTTTCGCTTGCGATGACGCTGCTGGCGGTCGGCGGACTCGCCTGGAGTTATCTGGCGGTGTGCAATGTGCTATTCCTGGCTGTCAGCCTGCTTGATTTATTGCTGGCACCGGGAAAAAGCGATTTGTCATTCAGCCGGGAAATGCCGGAGGAAATGGAGCGGGGAATCCGTTACACGATAACGATCCAGGTAGAAAATCGCTCGCAACGAGCTGCGGCTTTCCGTATGATCGATCATATCCCGGCAGTCTTTGAGCGGCCATTTCCCTTAACAGGCGGGATAGAAGGAGAGAGCACTGTTCGTGTCGATTATCAGACGACAGCCGCTGAGCGGGGAAAGTACCTGATCGATAAATTATACGTGCGTTATACAGGAATGTTGGGGCTGTGGGAAAAGCAAGTCACGCCGGCGCTGGCGGATACGGTCCGTGTCATCCCGGATCTAACTGCCACGAAACAATATTTAGAAGGTGCACAGCAATTTTTGTTGTATGAAGGAATGACCGTCCGCAAAAGGCAACGCGGACAGGGCGAGTTCGATAAAATCAGGAATTATGTCGTCGGAGATGATCCAAGAATGATCAACTGGCGTCAAACCGCAAAGCTGCAAGAGGTCATGACCAATGAGTATGAACCGGAGCACGGCAAGTATGTGGCGATTTTGATCGATTGCGGCCGGATGATGGGGGCGGAGCTTGAAACAGGAAACCGGCTGGAAAAAGCGTTGGAAGCTGCCATGACAGTCGCCGCCGCTGCCTTGCAAAACGGAGACCATGTATCTGTTGTCGGATTTTCCAAGGATATTCAGGTATATGTGCCGCCTGAGAAAGGGATGGCCCATTTGCAAACGATTCTGCATGCGATTTATAACTTGCGGGTAGAAGCGAGTGAATCGAATTACGCAGCTGTTTTACAGTACTTGCAATACCATCAGAAGAAACGCAGCATGATTTTGCTGTTTTCTGATGTTACTGCCTTTCTGCAGGAGGAAAGCGGACTGGTATATTTAAAACGGTTGCGCCAGCGCCATCTGTTTTTCATGATCGGCATCGAGGATGAAACCATGCGGGCGAGAGCGAAACAGTCATCGGACGATGTACGGCAAGCCATGGTGAAAAGTATCGCGCAGAAACAGCTTTTATATACAAAGCAGCAAAAAACAAAATGGGAAAGGCAAGGCCTTTCCCTAGTAGAAACGGAAGAAGACCGGCTGGCGGCTTCTGCTGTTTCCCAATACATGGACGTGATCAATCGAGGATTGCTGTAG
- a CDS encoding AAA family ATPase, translating into MRTELITLLENYERYIYGQRTNLKLLLSAVLAGGHVLIEGVPGTGKTQMVRTLAKLVGGDFNRIQFTPDLLPSDITGSMVYSMKDGNFQTLKGPIFTNVLLADEVNRTPAKTQAALLEAMEEKQVTIQGETYPLPEVFFVVATQNPIEYEGTYPLPEAQQDRFLFKLDIAFPELEEEKLAVKQALEQRSAQQEAEALLDVETFLAIRREIEQVTISDDVLHYTMELVRRTRETESIRFGASTRAAISIGKAARAWAYLSDRNYVTPDDVKMVSRPALRHRIQLAPHVELEGATVDQVIQELIGSVAVPR; encoded by the coding sequence ATGAGAACAGAATTGATCACTTTATTGGAAAACTATGAACGATACATATACGGACAGCGGACCAATTTGAAGTTGCTTTTATCTGCTGTGCTGGCAGGAGGACATGTATTGATTGAAGGGGTCCCGGGGACCGGTAAAACCCAAATGGTCCGAACCCTGGCGAAACTGGTCGGCGGCGACTTCAACCGGATTCAATTCACACCGGATTTGCTGCCGAGCGATATTACCGGCAGCATGGTGTACAGCATGAAAGATGGAAACTTCCAAACGCTGAAAGGTCCAATTTTCACCAATGTCCTGCTGGCGGATGAAGTCAATCGAACGCCGGCTAAAACCCAGGCCGCACTGCTGGAAGCAATGGAAGAAAAACAAGTGACGATCCAGGGCGAGACCTATCCGTTGCCGGAAGTGTTTTTCGTGGTGGCCACGCAGAATCCAATTGAATACGAAGGGACCTACCCATTGCCGGAAGCACAGCAGGATCGGTTTTTGTTTAAGCTGGACATCGCTTTTCCGGAATTAGAGGAAGAAAAACTGGCCGTCAAACAGGCCTTGGAGCAACGGTCTGCCCAGCAGGAGGCAGAGGCGTTGCTCGATGTTGAGACGTTTTTGGCAATCCGCCGTGAAATCGAGCAAGTCACGATCAGTGACGACGTTTTGCATTACACGATGGAGCTGGTCAGAAGGACGCGTGAGACCGAATCGATACGCTTTGGAGCCAGTACACGGGCAGCGATCTCCATCGGCAAAGCGGCCAGGGCTTGGGCCTATTTGTCGGATCGGAACTACGTAACACCTGATGATGTCAAAATGGTGTCTCGGCCTGCACTGCGGCACCGGATTCAATTAGCCCCGCACGTAGAATTGGAGGGAGCGACTGTTGACCAGGTCATTCAAGAGCTTATTGGGTCGGTTGCTGTTCCGAGATAG
- a CDS encoding DUF4129 domain-containing protein: MENTENAKQELEKILQQDEYQAYQEESKNFLQVWWEKVKEWVAGHLSDWFQSLTPASGAADAILLLMIVVVVVGIVIGIVLWSGRVKRSQTFRDIAPLQGMNGRQWSYRRHLSEVRKQEGEAAYPEAARHLFLAVLLYFHERKWLEARIWKTNWDYYEELRKGDQQKAEQFYQLALLFEEVTYGNRQLEQDEYEAYRSQAMNWLESTEYYASKNG; this comes from the coding sequence ATGGAGAATACCGAAAACGCAAAACAAGAGCTGGAGAAAATCCTCCAGCAGGATGAATACCAGGCATACCAGGAAGAGTCGAAAAACTTCCTGCAGGTATGGTGGGAAAAAGTGAAAGAATGGGTAGCCGGCCATCTTAGTGACTGGTTTCAGTCCCTTACTCCAGCTAGCGGGGCGGCAGATGCCATTCTGCTGTTGATGATTGTTGTCGTGGTGGTCGGCATTGTAATCGGCATTGTATTATGGAGCGGCCGTGTAAAGCGTAGCCAGACATTCCGCGACATTGCCCCGTTGCAAGGGATGAATGGACGGCAATGGTCTTACCGGCGTCATTTGTCAGAGGTTCGGAAACAGGAGGGGGAGGCTGCTTACCCCGAAGCCGCTCGCCACTTGTTTCTAGCCGTACTATTGTATTTTCACGAACGGAAATGGCTGGAGGCACGGATATGGAAAACCAACTGGGATTATTATGAAGAGTTACGGAAAGGTGATCAGCAAAAAGCAGAACAATTTTATCAGCTGGCCCTTTTGTTCGAAGAAGTAACCTATGGAAATCGGCAGTTGGAACAAGACGAGTACGAAGCGTACCGCAGCCAGGCGATGAACTGGCTGGAATCAACGGAATACTATGCCAGCAAGAATGGATAG
- a CDS encoding cation:proton antiporter produces MENIVLVSIVIILGIGIFSQWLAWRIQWPSIVIMSIAGLLLGPIFGLFNPQEALGNLYSPLISLAVAIVLFEGSSSLDIREIRGISKSVFRIVTFGAFIAWIAGSLAAHFIAGLSYEVSFIIGGLFVVTGPTVIIPLLRNAKLAPRIAAALKWEGIIVDPFGPLLALFAYEVIKVLTIDSLQFDYLLNFFFSALIAVVFGYAIGMAVSIMISKGVFPEYLKSPIMLAFVLICFTAAEVIMHETGMLAVTVMGLTLAKTKRYVSSIGNISHFVENISVMLTSTIFILLTASLSRETIAEIFTLPIIGFVIVMLFLVRPLSIWISTIGTELTLAEKGLIGWVAPRGVVALTVSGYFSALLMEEGHQGASLLTTLTFALVFITVCAHGFTLRPLAKALGLANDAAPGILIVGASSFSIALADYLRKFDIPVLISDSSAGRLQGAVSKDIPVHHGQILAEHTQYDVDLTPYETILAMTGDSSYNALVIQSYAPEFGYNNTFSLPSRNNADDEELVDTSQRTHLLFSEDAIFTELNRKINTTYSLQTISIKEKNKVTRENLPADVVPLFIKKEKNGVELISLRKKFMLEEGDQLVVLRKTEGK; encoded by the coding sequence ATGGAAAATATCGTACTCGTAAGCATAGTCATTATCCTTGGTATCGGAATCTTCTCCCAATGGCTCGCCTGGCGCATTCAGTGGCCATCGATCGTCATCATGTCGATTGCAGGTTTGCTGCTCGGTCCAATTTTCGGCCTGTTTAACCCACAGGAAGCCTTAGGCAACCTGTACAGTCCTTTAATTTCTTTGGCTGTCGCCATCGTGTTGTTTGAAGGAAGTTCCAGTCTCGATATTCGTGAAATAAGGGGGATTTCCAAGTCCGTCTTCCGCATCGTGACCTTCGGCGCTTTCATCGCCTGGATTGCCGGCTCACTCGCTGCCCACTTCATAGCCGGGCTTAGCTATGAAGTATCGTTTATTATCGGCGGCTTGTTTGTCGTGACAGGTCCCACCGTGATCATCCCTTTGCTGCGGAATGCCAAATTGGCTCCACGTATCGCGGCCGCACTCAAATGGGAAGGAATTATTGTCGATCCGTTCGGTCCGTTGCTGGCATTATTTGCTTATGAAGTCATCAAAGTACTGACTATCGATTCGTTGCAATTCGACTATCTGCTGAATTTCTTCTTCAGTGCATTGATCGCAGTGGTCTTCGGTTATGCGATCGGCATGGCCGTCAGTATCATGATCAGCAAAGGGGTATTTCCGGAATACTTAAAATCGCCAATCATGCTGGCGTTTGTACTAATCTGCTTCACAGCAGCAGAAGTGATCATGCATGAAACCGGGATGCTTGCGGTTACCGTGATGGGCTTGACGCTCGCCAAGACGAAACGGTATGTCTCTTCGATCGGCAACATCAGCCATTTTGTCGAAAACATTTCGGTCATGTTGACGTCGACCATTTTCATTTTGCTGACCGCTTCCCTCTCCAGGGAAACGATAGCAGAAATCTTCACCCTGCCAATTATCGGATTTGTGATCGTCATGCTGTTCCTTGTCCGTCCGCTATCGATTTGGATATCGACAATCGGCACCGAATTAACGCTCGCAGAAAAAGGACTGATCGGCTGGGTGGCACCACGGGGAGTAGTCGCCCTGACGGTTTCGGGGTATTTTTCCGCATTATTAATGGAAGAAGGTCATCAGGGAGCTTCCCTGCTGACCACGTTAACGTTCGCCCTGGTCTTTATCACCGTGTGTGCCCACGGATTCACGTTAAGGCCGTTAGCCAAAGCATTAGGGCTGGCCAACGACGCTGCTCCGGGCATCCTTATCGTCGGTGCCAGCAGCTTTTCCATTGCTTTAGCCGATTATCTGCGAAAATTTGATATACCCGTGTTGATCAGTGATTCCTCTGCAGGACGGCTTCAGGGTGCAGTTTCGAAAGATATCCCTGTTCATCACGGACAAATTCTTGCCGAGCATACACAATACGATGTGGACCTGACACCGTATGAAACCATCCTGGCGATGACCGGCGACAGTTCTTATAACGCCCTGGTCATTCAGTCGTATGCACCGGAATTCGGTTACAACAACACCTTTTCTTTACCAAGCAGGAACAATGCCGACGATGAAGAACTGGTGGACACGTCCCAACGTACACATCTGTTATTTTCCGAGGATGCTATTTTTACCGAGCTAAACCGAAAAATCAATACTACCTATTCACTGCAAACAATCTCCATAAAAGAAAAAAACAAAGTAACGAGAGAAAACCTGCCTGCAGATGTGGTACCGTTGTTCATAAAAAAGGAAAAGAACGGCGTCGAGCTTATAAGCTTACGGAAAAAGTTTATGCTGGAAGAAGGAGATCAGCTGGTAGTGTTGCGGAAGACAGAGGGGAAATAA
- a CDS encoding helix-turn-helix domain-containing protein, whose translation MEEKVVFKRLLGEWLRQRRTERNMTLRELGNMADLDDNYIGKIERGEKIPSLYTFYKLSDPLELNFQFFLHEVKEAMDTELY comes from the coding sequence ATGGAAGAAAAAGTCGTTTTTAAAAGACTTTTAGGAGAATGGTTGAGGCAACGAAGAACAGAGCGAAATATGACACTTCGTGAATTGGGCAACATGGCAGACTTGGATGATAACTACATAGGAAAAATTGAGCGAGGAGAGAAGATTCCTTCCTTGTACACTTTTTACAAGCTTAGCGATCCGCTTGAATTGAATTTCCAGTTTTTCCTGCATGAAGTGAAAGAAGCCATGGACACTGAACTTTATTAG
- a CDS encoding GNAT family N-acetyltransferase produces the protein MEPLLLDVPLQLETERLVLRAPLQTGDGDMVNQAIRDSFPELKAWLPFAQELPSVAETETNFRNAHISFLKRESFRFLIFVKETNGFIGTTSLQSIDWDIPKCEIGYWINTRHSGNGYMTEAVKELTIFGLNHFKFRRIEIRCESTNHKSRAIPEKLGFVLEGTFRNDDLSADGSKLTDTCFYSIIK, from the coding sequence ATGGAACCTTTGTTGTTGGATGTTCCTTTACAATTAGAAACAGAGAGACTAGTTCTTCGGGCGCCACTCCAAACCGGGGATGGTGATATGGTAAACCAAGCAATCAGAGATTCCTTTCCTGAATTAAAAGCTTGGCTGCCATTTGCCCAGGAACTTCCCAGTGTGGCAGAAACAGAGACAAATTTTAGAAACGCTCATATAAGCTTTCTAAAAAGAGAAAGTTTCCGCTTTCTTATTTTTGTTAAAGAAACCAATGGCTTTATAGGCACAACAAGCCTTCAGAGTATTGACTGGGATATTCCCAAATGTGAAATTGGTTATTGGATTAATACAAGACACAGCGGTAACGGATATATGACAGAAGCGGTAAAAGAATTAACGATCTTCGGATTAAATCATTTCAAATTTAGAAGAATTGAAATAAGATGCGAATCAACTAACCATAAAAGCCGTGCTATCCCAGAGAAACTTGGATTTGTATTAGAAGGAACCTTTAGAAATGATGATTTATCCGCAGATGGCAGCAAATTGACGGACACATGTTTTTATTCCATTATAAAATGA
- a CDS encoding stage II sporulation protein M gives MQVKQFVKQHREEWKELEELGSRIHKRKQTNGSDIDQFHQLYQKAAQHLSYSQTYFPSDEVTIYLNGLVSKSHNILYKDQTSSGKQIRQFFTTTFVGLLLEQWKAVVVATFLFLLGALASFLAVADDPMHLYTILPADMVQGVEPEQLGEGSNSVDSSYMSATIMTNNIQVAILAFAGGVTFGLLTVYLLVYNGFIVGALAALFWHYGKSYEFWAFIVPHGIVELAAIFIAGGAGLLMGYKLFVPGNFSRGRQLKQQAKRSVMLMLGTIPLFVIAGIIEGFITPSALPLEIKYAVAGITIIGLAAYMIIGKLLMRRQPEATAILD, from the coding sequence ATGCAAGTAAAACAATTTGTCAAACAACACCGCGAGGAATGGAAAGAACTCGAGGAGCTCGGTTCCAGAATACATAAACGTAAGCAAACGAACGGATCGGATATCGACCAATTTCACCAACTCTACCAAAAAGCAGCCCAGCACTTATCCTACAGCCAGACCTATTTCCCATCCGATGAGGTGACGATTTACTTGAACGGGCTTGTATCCAAATCGCATAACATCCTTTATAAAGACCAAACCTCCAGCGGTAAACAAATTCGGCAATTTTTCACGACCACATTTGTCGGACTGCTGCTCGAGCAGTGGAAAGCAGTAGTTGTCGCCACGTTCCTGTTCCTTCTCGGTGCCTTGGCAAGTTTTCTTGCTGTGGCTGATGACCCCATGCATCTATACACCATCCTTCCAGCCGATATGGTGCAAGGAGTAGAACCGGAGCAGCTGGGCGAAGGAAGCAATTCCGTCGATTCTTCCTATATGTCTGCGACCATTATGACCAATAACATCCAGGTTGCCATTTTGGCTTTTGCCGGAGGAGTTACATTCGGGCTATTGACCGTGTATCTGCTCGTCTACAACGGCTTTATCGTCGGTGCCCTAGCTGCCCTGTTCTGGCATTATGGAAAATCGTATGAGTTCTGGGCGTTTATTGTCCCGCACGGCATTGTCGAGCTGGCAGCCATTTTCATTGCCGGTGGCGCGGGCTTGTTGATGGGATATAAACTGTTCGTTCCCGGCAACTTTTCCCGCGGCAGGCAATTGAAGCAGCAGGCAAAACGCTCGGTGATGCTGATGCTCGGAACGATACCGCTGTTCGTTATTGCCGGTATCATTGAAGGGTTCATCACGCCTTCTGCCCTGCCATTGGAAATCAAGTATGCGGTGGCCGGCATTACCATCATTGGATTGGCCGCTTATATGATCATCGGCAAACTGCTGATGAGGCGGCAGCCCGAAGCTACAGCAATCCTCGATTGA
- a CDS encoding DinB family protein, giving the protein MSVLTQQYKLVRYTRESLFSFCEQLTAEDYTKELNGFGWESIRTLHVHVADCYQAWLAHFALKKDRERVNPETITNVAGMRKQFILVNQLVDEFLDCYHEDDSQQIIGSVPWQEEEERLSALWLFTHTVTHEFHHKGQIVTMARQLGYTPVDTDLLTPTDMNHYL; this is encoded by the coding sequence ATGTCCGTTTTGACGCAACAATATAAACTTGTCCGGTACACAAGAGAAAGTTTGTTTTCCTTTTGTGAGCAGCTGACAGCCGAAGACTATACAAAAGAACTAAACGGTTTCGGTTGGGAATCGATCCGGACACTGCATGTTCACGTTGCGGATTGTTACCAGGCATGGCTCGCCCATTTTGCCCTGAAAAAAGACAGGGAGAGAGTCAACCCGGAAACAATCACGAACGTCGCGGGAATGCGGAAACAATTTATTCTGGTGAATCAGCTAGTTGACGAATTTTTAGACTGCTATCACGAAGACGATTCCCAGCAGATAATTGGCTCTGTACCATGGCAAGAAGAGGAGGAACGTCTTTCCGCCCTCTGGTTGTTCACCCATACGGTAACCCACGAATTTCACCATAAGGGTCAAATTGTCACGATGGCCCGTCAGCTTGGATATACACCAGTCGATACGGATTTATTGACCCCAACCGATATGAATCATTATTTATGA
- a CDS encoding competence protein ComK, protein MKKVQRDYKINKQTMALLTACQMEYETVVIERDRQLYIKRPPLQLIKNACLSAGSSYDGRRSAVIYHTGSKKKVPIPVSPENNIFAFPTCSPDTIPCHWIFFEHIFDIKSIPKKEKTAIQSIIVFHNGVQLQMTESKRVLEKQFQRTVFANIKLSSHMKAAQDIAPDHNFDPPDELTTPS, encoded by the coding sequence ATGAAAAAAGTACAAAGAGATTACAAAATTAACAAACAGACGATGGCCCTGCTGACGGCCTGCCAGATGGAATACGAAACCGTGGTAATTGAACGGGATCGCCAGCTATACATAAAGCGGCCACCGTTGCAATTGATCAAGAATGCTTGCCTCAGTGCAGGTTCCTCCTATGACGGACGCCGTTCAGCCGTGATTTACCATACTGGTTCAAAGAAAAAGGTGCCAATCCCGGTCAGTCCGGAAAATAACATCTTTGCCTTTCCTACCTGTTCTCCGGATACAATTCCCTGCCACTGGATCTTTTTTGAACACATCTTCGACATCAAGTCCATTCCGAAAAAAGAAAAAACTGCTATTCAATCCATCATTGTCTTTCATAACGGCGTACAACTCCAGATGACAGAATCCAAGCGAGTTTTGGAAAAGCAATTCCAACGTACTGTTTTTGCCAACATCAAGCTTTCCAGCCATATGAAAGCTGCACAGGACATAGCACCTGATCACAATTTTGATCCACCAGACGAACTCACTACACCCTCCTGA